In Brassica oleracea var. oleracea cultivar TO1000 unplaced genomic scaffold, BOL UnpScaffold00703, whole genome shotgun sequence, one genomic interval encodes:
- the LOC106319938 gene encoding uncharacterized protein LOC106319938 — MRNFVYRYKSKGLAKMVCEAAFSFRRSDFDANFAKIKQASAPCFKYLEDIGTAKWSQTYFPGNRYNLLTSNVVEQLNKAISKSRASPTVEMFMFIQRMLTRWFSARRTKSAKHRGFVTPEVDKVMQTHIRLTKGSKIYPAKEWTYSVRGLFGHPNTVHLDTKACTCQVFQKLKIPCGHAMLAADSIGLPYTQLVGDCYKTQH; from the coding sequence ATGAGGAACTTCGTTTACCGGTACAAAAGCAAGGGTCTCGCCAAGATGGTTTGTGAGGCTGCATTCTCTTTCCGGCGCTCTGATTTTGATGCTAACTTTGCCAAAATTAAACAAGCTAGTGCACCCTGCTTCAAATACCTTGAAGACATTGGCACTGCAAAATGGTCACAGACTTACTTTCCTGGAAATCGGTACAATCTCCTCACCAGCAACGTTGTTGAGCAGTTGAACAAGGCTATTTCCAAATCCAGAGCCTCTCCCACCGTTGAGATGTTCATGTTCATCCAACGCATGCTCACTCGGTGGTTCTCAGCAAGGAGGACAAAATCAGCAAAACACAGGGGTTTTGTCACCCCCGAGGTCGATAAAGTCATGCAGACTCATATCAGACTCACCAAAGGCAGCAAGATTTATCCAGCCAAAGAATGGACCTACTCGGTTAGGGGTCTTTTTGGTCACCCTAACACTGTCCACCTCGATACTAAAGCCTGTACATGTCAAGTGTTCCAAAAGCTAAAAATACCATGCGGACATGCTATGTTGGCTGCTGATTCTATCGGTCTCCCATACACCCAATTAGTGGGTGATTGCTACAAAACACAGCACTAG